Within the Pseudanabaena sp. FACHB-2040 genome, the region GGGCATCTTTTTCCTCTGAGCTGAGGCCTTCTAGCGGCGGCAGGTCTGTCATGGCAAAAGCTTACCATCCTCCTCCTTCAGTTGAGAACCGTCAACATAGTTGAGCAATTACAAGATTCGCAACCCCGCTGGGAAGCTCTCGTCCCAACAGCTAAAACAGGTCATCGAGTATGTGCATGAACATTTAGGCGAGGAGATGAGCTTGACGGCCCTAGCTGACCAAACCAACTTGAGCGCTTTTCACTTTGCTCGCCTCTTCAAAAAGTCCCTGGGCCTCTCCCCTCATCAATACATGCTGCAAAACCGAGTAGAGCGAGCGAAGCGGCTGATTACTAAGACTGACAGACCTGATCTAGCCGATATTGCCTTGCAGGTGGGCTTTTACGATCAGGCTCACTTCACCAAGGCCTTCAAGCGAGTAGTGGGCCTTCCGCCGAAGGGCTTCTTCAAACAGGCTGCCAGCTGAGCAAGATTTTACAATTTTCGCAACGGGCTGCTCCCCTAAGCTGTTCTCAAAGCTGATGAGGAGCAAACCATGAACAAGTTGAGCCGCTCACGCCGTGGAATTATCAAAAGCGCTGCTTTCGCTGCTACAGGATTGGCATTGGGAGCAGGAGCATCGTCGGTTCAAGCCAAGCCAGCAGTGGCACAAGCATCTGTGCAGCCCACTGCCCAACCGCAACTGTCAACGGCTCTGCCCCTAGCTGGAAAAGTTGCTTTTGTCACTGGCGCAGCGCGAGGAATTGGACGGGCCATCTCAGAGGTCTTCGCGCTCAACGGGGCCGATGTCGCCATGCTAGATATTGCCGACCCCGCTCGATTGAACTCTTCAAGGGGTTACCGTGTGGCCGACATGGATGAGTTCAATGCCGCTTCTGAATCGGTAAAACAGTATGGGACAAAAGTCTTGCAAATCCAGGTTGATGTGCGTGATTTAGCAGCGATGCAGGCAGCTGCAGAGCGTACTGCTCGCGAACTTGGCGGCATCGATATTGTCGTTGCTAATGCTGGCTATGTGGCCTGGCACAGCTTTGAGGAGGGAACCCCTCAGCTCTGGCACGATGTATTCGATGTCAATGTCCATGGCGTATTCAATACGGCAAAAGCGGCCATTCCGTTTCTCAAGCGGCGGGGTGGCGGACGCATCATCAATATGGCCTCTGTCAGCAGCAGAGCTGGATTTGCCGGCAATGGCGCTTATACCTCAACCAAGTGGGCTGTTGTTGGCATGACCAAGCAGGCAGCTCAGGAGTTGGGACAGTACAACATCACGGTCAATGCGATTGCTCCTGGTGCGGTCAACACGCCGATGTACCGCGGTGAGGGGCAGATGCGCTCGATGGGCGTTTCAACTCCAGAGGAACAAGACGCGCTAATCAATCCCATCAGCCCTCTAGGTAATGCTGGAGCACTTGAGCCTCAGGACATTGCCCAGACAGCGCTTTTCCTAGCCAGTGACGCTGCTAAAACAATCTCGGGAACGACAATTGACAATGCATTAGGCTTCAATGCAAGCTATACAGCTTAGCTTCTTTCCCTAACTCTTTCGGGGCTACTTGGTTCGCAGCAAGCTCTGAAGCTATGCTCGTTGGCCTATGACCAAATCTGGTTTTCTCGGATTCGCTCCTTAGTGTCGTACAGACTAACATTTGACTGGGTCAGGCAGTCAGGGTTCAAGGATTTCCAAACTTTGAGGAGTATCCAAATCAATGGCCCCCTCCGCAAAGGGAATACTTAGGGAGCGGGAACGGTGCTGTTGAATGATTACTCTAGCACCCATATCCCCTTGAAGCGCGAACAGATCTGGAAAAAACGATCTGTGCAATAAAGCTGGAACGCCGAGAATGCCAGCGTATTTAGAGGCGACGATGGGGTAATTTAAGGCTTGATAACTGGAAATCAATTGATGAATTAGGCGGGGTGAGACAAACGGTTGGTCACATACCATCAGGACAATCGCATCTAGGTCAGGAGAAAGCATCAAAATCTCACGCAGTCCACACTGCAGTGAACCCGCCATTCCAGTTTGCCACTGCTTGTTGTAAATGATGTGAATGCCTAAATCTGCCAAGTATGGCTGAATTGTTTCGCCATAAGCTCCTAAAACTATCCCAATAGGATGGCAGCCAGATGAGATCGCAACCTCTGCCATCTGTCTTATCAGCGGCTTGCCCTGATAAGACAGGAGCTGCTTTGGCTGCCCTAGGCGGCTAGAGGCTCCCGCCGCCAGAATTAAGATGCCAATTCTAGACATGTTATCTGTGAGGAAGCATGAATTGAATCAGTGCGGTCGCGCAGGAAGCAGCCAGAACGGCCACTTAATACGGCTTGAATCTCTGCCACAATCGAGAGGGCAATTTCTTCAGGCGTTTCAGCTCCAATGTCTAGCCCGACTGGGTTATAAAGCTGCTGGTTTTGTTCGGGAGTTGGTGTGATGTTGTGCTCAGCCAGATCTTGCCACAGCTGCTGCATTCGTCGTTTGGGGCCTAATACCCCCAGGTAAAGAAGCCGAGACAGCATCAGGGTTTTAAGAAATGCCAGATCGCTAATGTAACGGTGGGTCATTACAACGGCGACTGTTTGGGGTGTCAGCAAGTGCCGATACCCATGAGGGGGATCCGGAGTGCAAAAGAGAAGTTGATCGGCAAGGGGAAACCGCTCATGGGTCAAATGTTCGGGGCGATGATCAATTACCGTGACGTGCCAGCCCAGATGCTTAGCAAACTGCACGAGTGGAATGGCATCATAGCCAGCGCCAAAAATCAGTAGGGGCTGTGGCGGACGAATAATTTCCAGCAAAACATTGATTTTGCCTGAAGATAGGGCATAGGACTGTACGCGAGTTTGTTTCTCGACGAGGCTTTTGTAAGCATCTGCTGCAATTCGTTGAGCGATATCTGGGTTGGCGATGTGGTTGATGACTTTCGTGTCAGACTTCATCATTAGTCGGTCGCCTACTTTGACACCTGGCACATCTTCTACGGAGAAGACGGTTGCGATCGCAACCGTTTGTTGAGTACTCAAACACTCTTGAATACAGCAAAGCTGACTAACTGCAGCGCTTTGATCCAATGGCTCAATCAAAACGTCTATGATGCCGTTGCATCCCATGCCAAAACCAAACACAATGTCGTCACTAGAAGTAGTATCATACCTAACTAAGCTGGGATCACCACCATCAGCTAGGAGCAGTCGCGATCGCTCCAAGATATCAGCTTCTAGGCAGCCACCGCTGATCGCACTGATCATTTGCCCGCCTTCGGTCAATAACATTCGGGCACCTGGTCGGCGATAAACAGAGCCGTTAGTTTGTACAACCGTTGCTAAAACCGCCCGCTCTCTAGCCTGTTGGCTCCGTTCAAAAGCTTGAAGAATCAGCTGTAGTTCATTCATAAGCTGTCATCAACTTATCAGGAATGATTGGTAAATTACAAAATTGCTTGTCCGTCTGTAGTAAAGCGCATTTTCTACAAGTTTAATTTCCTTCATTAGGGAAGGTAAAGACAAATCGAAGTTTTCTGTAAATCGTCAATCTTCCCTAACCAAGCTTAAGAGGCGAGGTTAATTCTCGCAAGAATGCACAAGACAACAATTGCCAGACTTAATAGGATTTAGACATTTTATTGGGATCACAAAACAGTTGAATACATTGCGAAAATATGAAAATTAGATTAAGACGCAGGCGGTTTAGCCAATTAATGATCGTCAGTGCGATCGTCACTACGCTTGGTAACTTTGCCAAAAAGACGTTTGCCCAAACAACACCGGGTCCGCAACTCTCAAGCACGAGAACGCTTGGACCTGAGCGCGCTGCGATCGCATTGAACATCAATGGCAGGGAATATGCATTGAACGTAGAACCCCGCGTGAGCCTCTTAGATGCTCTTCGGGAAGAATTAAGACTAACGGGTACTAAAAAAGGCTGTAATCAGGGTGCCTGTGGTGCTTGTACAGTCCTAATCAATGGGCAGCGGATTAACTCCTGTCTAACGCTTGCCGTGATGAATGTAGGCAAATCAATTACAACCATTGAAGGGCTTGCCAACGGCGATGAGTTACATCCCATGCAGGCAGCATTTATTGCTCACGATGGCTTCCAGTGCGGCTACTGCACATCAGGTCAAATTATGTCTGCGGTCAGTCTAGTTGAGGAAGGACATGCCGACTCCGATGCTGAAATTCGAGAGTGGATGAGCGGTAATCTCTGTCGCTGTGGTGCCTATCCTAATATTGTTGCTGCTATTCGTGAGGTTGCAGCAGGAGGCCATCATGCATCCGTTTAGCTTTTCTCAGGCTGAGCACGTTGATGTTGCGATTGCCTCCCTTAATATTTCAGGAGCCAAAGTGATTGCAGGCGGGACGAATTTAGTAGATTTAATCCGAATTGGTGTAGAAACACCAAATCAACTGATTGATATTAATCAATTACCCCTCGCTGCGGTTGAAGAGACTTCCCAAGGTGTACGAATCAATGCATTAGCTCGAATGAGCGCTGTAGCAGATGCAACCCTTGTTCGTGATCGTTACCCTATGGTTTCTCAGGCCTTACTGAATAGTGCCTCACCCCAGCTTCGGAACATGGCATCTATTGGCGGTAATCTGATGCAGCGAACCCGTTGCCCCTACTTCCGCGATCAGGCCTTTCCCTGCAATAAGCGGCAGCCAGGGACAGGATGTCCTGCGATTGAAGGTGAGAACCGCATGCATGCCATTCTCGGAACGAGTCGTCAGTGTATTGCCACTCATCCTTCAGATCTAGCAGTTGCACTGGTTGCCTTGGACGCTGTAGTACAGTTGCGCGGACCAGACGGAGAGCGGAGCATTCCGATCGCTAGCTTTCATCTTCTACCGGGTGATACCCCAGAGCGAGAAACAGTGCTGCAACCGGGTGAGTTAATTATTGCCGTTGAAGTACCTGCTTCTGATGCCGCTACACAATCGCACTATCTAAAGGTGCGAGATCGCGCTTCCTATGAGTTTGCTTTAGTTTCTGCTGCTGTTGGGCTTGATGTGGATCAGGGGATTGTGCAGTCGGCTCGAGTTGCGTTAGGAGGAGTGGGCACAAAACCCTGGCGCGCTTATCAGGCTGAGACGGTGCTCCAAGGACAGTCCATTAGTGATGAGACGTTTACAGCTGCGGCTGAAGCAGCATTACAAGGAGCCATTCCCCGTGAGCATAATGCCTTCAAAATTGAGTTGGCAAAGCGGACGCTTGTTCGCGCTCTGTCAACCGTTGCACAAACAGGAGGAAGGGCATGAGTGAAGCTGTCGGGAAACCTTTAAATCGCGTCGATGGACGACTCAAGGTCACAGGGGGAGCGCAATATCCTTCTGAAATTTCGATTGAGAATATTGCCCATGCGGTATTGATTCAAAGCACGATCACTAAAGGTCGTATTCGGGCAATCGATCTGAGCATGGCTGAAAGAGTACCCGGTGTGCTTGGCATCATCACTCATTTGAATGCGCCCAAACTCACAACTCGTGGTGAAGGGTTTCCTCCTCAAGTTCCGCTTCTGCAAGATGATGTTGTGCAATACAACGGGCAGCATGTTGGAGTGGTTATCGCCGAAAACCTAGAACAAGCCGCTTATGCTGCTTCACTAGTGAAGGTTGATTATGCTGTAGAACGAGCAGCCACAGATTTTAAGCGTGAGTTGAGCCGAGCGATCTCACCAGAGGCAGGCCCAGGAGGTTTACCTGATTCTGTGCGAGGTGATGTAGCGCAGGGATTAGCAACAGCAGATGTGCGAATTGATCAAACCTATACCACGCCGAACGAACATCACAACCCCCTAGGACTTACAGCAGTTACCGCTGTCTGGGAAGGTGAACGCCTGATCATCTATGACACCACTCAAGGTGTTCATTCTGTGCGACGAGCCTTAGCCGGAACCTTAGGAATTCCAATTGAGAATATCCAGGTTATTGCTCGTTTTGTCGGTGGTGCCTTCGGAGCCACCCTGCTGCCTCAGCCCCATGTCACCATTGCCGCAGTTGCCTCCAGACAAGTTCAGCGACCTGTGAAATTAGTGCTGACGCGGGAGCAGATGTATACCTCTCATGGTTATCGGCCACAAACCTCCCAGTACCTAACTTTGGGTGCAACAGCAGAGGGTAGGCTGACTGGCATTGTGCATGAAGCAACTGCAGACACCTCTCAGCTGCAAGACCGGAGTGAGCGCATTACCAGCGCAACTCAAATGCTTTATCAGTGCTCCAATGTAACAACAATCCGTCGTCTGGTGCGTCTCAATAAAGGAACGCCGACTCCCATGCGTGCCCCTGGTGAAGCAACGGGCATATTTGCGCTGGAGTGCGCAATGGACGAACTCGCTTATGCGCTACAGCTTGACCCGATCGAACTACGATTGCGGAACTATGCGGATGCTGACCCTGAAAATGGGCTTCCCTGGTCAAGCAAGGCATTGCGAGAATGCTACGAATCAGGTGCTCAACGGTTTGGCTGGGAGCAACGAAATCCTGAACCGGGTTCAATGCGAGATGGCAGATACCTGATCGGTTGGGGCATGGCAAGTTCAACCTACCCCTACCTAGGTAACTCTGCATCGGCAAGAGCAAAGATTTTATTAGATGGCAGCGCGTTAGTTCAAAGCGGAGCGACTGATATTGGTCCCGGAACCTACACTGCAATGACTCAAATTGCTGCTGATGCCCTTGGGTTAGCGGCTGAACAGGTGCGGTTTGAGCTGGGTGACACCAATCTACCCGATGCACCATCTCAGGGCGGCTCAAGAATTGTAATCAGTGTTGGTCCTGCTGTGCAGGGAGCGGCAACCGCCGTCCGCAATCAGATCATACAGCAAGCGATCTCAGACCGAGCTTCGCCCTTATATGGTGCCAATGCTCAAGACATTGAGGTTGAGAATGGACGTCTTTTTGTGGGACAAGGCTCTACGAGAGGCGAGACTTATGCAGATATCCTTGCCCGCCAGGGGCTTCCAGAAGTGGAGGCAACTTTTGATTTCAATCCCGGTGAGTCAGAACAGTTCTCAAAACATGCCTTTGGTGCACAGTTCGCTGAAGTGCGAGTTGATCTAGATCTGAGGGAAGTGCGAGTTTCTCGCTTCGTTGGTGTTTACGGTGCTGGACGTATTGTTAACCCCAAAGCAGCCCGTAGCCAAATGATTAGCGGAATTGTTGGCGGAATTGGCATGGCACTGATGGAAGAGACACGCATGGATCACCGCTATGGACGCTACACCAATGCCAACATTGCTGAGTACTTAATACCAACTCATGCAGACATTCCTGACATTGATGTAATTTTTGTTGATGAGGATGATCCTCATGTCAATCCGCTTGGCGCAAAAGGAATTGGTGAAGTCTGTCTAGTTGGAGTAGCGCCCGCGATCGCTAATGCTGTTTACCATGCCACAGGTAAGCGCATTCGAGAACTACCCATCACACCAGACAAATTGCTATGAAAGAGTTACAAAATATCGTAGCAGGCTTGGAAGCAATTAAAAGTTTTGGGAAGACGTCTCTTTTTTGCTGAAGACTTTACCAACATCATTGATTTAGATTTTGATTTCAATGGAAATTTGTATGTTTTGGAATATGCCACTAATGGTCTGTTATCCGGTGATCTCACAGGTGCATTAACTCGCCTTAATCTGGATGGAACAAGCACAACCCTTTCAAAGGAGGGGTTGTTTACCCCAACTTCATTCACGTTTGGAGACAATAGGGATATTTTTATAGCGAACTGAGGAATTGCTGTAGGTCAGGGAGAAAATTATCCGATTCAATTCCGACGATGATTCTGAATCGGTCCCTGAGCCTTCAAGCTGGATTGGGTTGCTAGCGATCGCCTCTGTGGGAGGATTCTTGAAAGTGAGCCGACGCTAAAAGTTGTTGTACTCCCAAGAAACACGGACTAATCCGCCATAGAAAGGCCCACTTGGTACACCTATGCCATCCCTAAATGCTTGGGCCTTTCAACGGCTCCTATTTATCACAGCTTATGTCTTTGAAGCATGTACCAGGGAATCATGAAGCAAGCTCAAATCTCACTAACTTCTTAGAAAAGGTTAGTGAGCAGCAGCAAATTATTTGGGATATGACATCCTCAGGCAATTAGGTTTACTAAAACTGGGATTAGTCGCCATGAAGCAGCAAAGTCGCCTTCTGGGTCTACAAAGTCTTTCTAAAGCTCAGCTCGGATTCTAGCCGCTGCGGCAAGTGGACCAGGCGACCAACCCACTGCCTATTGTGATGTAGCAGTACGGGCTGATCAGCACAGCACAGCTGAATCAAGTCTTTGACTAAATAGAGGGGGTGTAAGCCTAACTCACCTCAAAGTCGCGAGACCGCAATATAGAGCTTATTAATTTCTGCAAGTAACTAGTGGGTAGGAGAAGCATAGATTTGGGGCTAGCTCATTATGCACTGAGCTACTCAATCTAGCGTTAATCTCAGCTATGGCTGAACAGGCAATACTCAGGCAATTCGTAAACGCTCAATATCCTTCCTCGGTGGGGTACCAAACATGCGGGAATACTCGCGACTGAACTGAGAAGGGCTCTCATAACCAACCTGATACGCCGCATAGGTTGCATCCGCATCTTCAGCCAGCATTAGACGCCGGGCTTCCAATAACCTCAATTGCTTTTGATATTGCAATGGACTCATTGAGGTCACTGCCTTAAAGTGCCGGTGAAATGACGCAGAAGACATACTCACCTGCTCTGCTAAATCATCAACGCGCAACGACTTCGTAAACTCAGCCTTGATTTGTTTAATCACCGCTGCAATGCGCTGCATATGGCTACCGGAGGTCGCGATCTGCCAGACCGCTTCGCTCTGGTCGCCCATTAGAAGACGGTAATAAAGTTCGCGAATCATCATCGGTGCCAGGAATGGAATGTCCTCGGGCGTATCTAGAAGCCGTGTAAGTCGGGTGGCACAATCAATCAACGGGACATTGGCGTCGCTTACAAACAAGCCTCTCACTGGGCTTTCTTTTTGATCTGGACTGCGCTGGATCTGATCGATAATATCCCAAAGCCCAGTCGCGTCGAGGCTGAGCTTAAAGCATAGATACGGCTTATCTGGTGTTGCTTCGACGATATTCCCGCTGAGCGGCAGATCGACCGTGACAACAATGTATTGAGCCGCCCCATAGTGATAGGTTTCCTTGCCCAGTAGGGTCTCTTTTCTACCCTGCAGAATAATGCAAAGTGTCGGTTCATACACAGAGCAGAGTGCTACAGGGGCTATGAATTCCTGCATGAATTCCAGCTGAGCGATCGCAGTTGAGTGGATACCGTTTCCCCTGCCATGTGTGTGGCGGGTGACTAATTTCGCCAGTTCTTGACAAGCCTCTACCGTAGTCTCGTGCTTTAAGGATTCATTTACCATACCGGGCTCCCGCTTAACGGCATATCGTTAGACATTTCTCTCGTCGTCTCGCTGCGCCTATTATAGAGGACACTTTTGAGCAGCGCTCTCCTG harbors:
- a CDS encoding xanthine dehydrogenase family protein molybdopterin-binding subunit, with the protein product MSEAVGKPLNRVDGRLKVTGGAQYPSEISIENIAHAVLIQSTITKGRIRAIDLSMAERVPGVLGIITHLNAPKLTTRGEGFPPQVPLLQDDVVQYNGQHVGVVIAENLEQAAYAASLVKVDYAVERAATDFKRELSRAISPEAGPGGLPDSVRGDVAQGLATADVRIDQTYTTPNEHHNPLGLTAVTAVWEGERLIIYDTTQGVHSVRRALAGTLGIPIENIQVIARFVGGAFGATLLPQPHVTIAAVASRQVQRPVKLVLTREQMYTSHGYRPQTSQYLTLGATAEGRLTGIVHEATADTSQLQDRSERITSATQMLYQCSNVTTIRRLVRLNKGTPTPMRAPGEATGIFALECAMDELAYALQLDPIELRLRNYADADPENGLPWSSKALRECYESGAQRFGWEQRNPEPGSMRDGRYLIGWGMASSTYPYLGNSASARAKILLDGSALVQSGATDIGPGTYTAMTQIAADALGLAAEQVRFELGDTNLPDAPSQGGSRIVISVGPAVQGAATAVRNQIIQQAISDRASPLYGANAQDIEVENGRLFVGQGSTRGETYADILARQGLPEVEATFDFNPGESEQFSKHAFGAQFAEVRVDLDLREVRVSRFVGVYGAGRIVNPKAARSQMISGIVGGIGMALMEETRMDHRYGRYTNANIAEYLIPTHADIPDIDVIFVDEDDPHVNPLGAKGIGEVCLVGVAPAIANAVYHATGKRIRELPITPDKLL
- a CDS encoding AraC family transcriptional regulator, translated to MVNESLKHETTVEACQELAKLVTRHTHGRGNGIHSTAIAQLEFMQEFIAPVALCSVYEPTLCIILQGRKETLLGKETYHYGAAQYIVVTVDLPLSGNIVEATPDKPYLCFKLSLDATGLWDIIDQIQRSPDQKESPVRGLFVSDANVPLIDCATRLTRLLDTPEDIPFLAPMMIRELYYRLLMGDQSEAVWQIATSGSHMQRIAAVIKQIKAEFTKSLRVDDLAEQVSMSSASFHRHFKAVTSMSPLQYQKQLRLLEARRLMLAEDADATYAAYQVGYESPSQFSREYSRMFGTPPRKDIERLRIA
- a CDS encoding xanthine dehydrogenase family protein subunit M, which translates into the protein MHPFSFSQAEHVDVAIASLNISGAKVIAGGTNLVDLIRIGVETPNQLIDINQLPLAAVEETSQGVRINALARMSAVADATLVRDRYPMVSQALLNSASPQLRNMASIGGNLMQRTRCPYFRDQAFPCNKRQPGTGCPAIEGENRMHAILGTSRQCIATHPSDLAVALVALDAVVQLRGPDGERSIPIASFHLLPGDTPERETVLQPGELIIAVEVPASDAATQSHYLKVRDRASYEFALVSAAVGLDVDQGIVQSARVALGGVGTKPWRAYQAETVLQGQSISDETFTAAAEAALQGAIPREHNAFKIELAKRTLVRALSTVAQTGGRA
- a CDS encoding AraC family transcriptional regulator; translation: MSNYKIRNPAGKLSSQQLKQVIEYVHEHLGEEMSLTALADQTNLSAFHFARLFKKSLGLSPHQYMLQNRVERAKRLITKTDRPDLADIALQVGFYDQAHFTKAFKRVVGLPPKGFFKQAAS
- a CDS encoding SDR family oxidoreductase, which encodes MNKLSRSRRGIIKSAAFAATGLALGAGASSVQAKPAVAQASVQPTAQPQLSTALPLAGKVAFVTGAARGIGRAISEVFALNGADVAMLDIADPARLNSSRGYRVADMDEFNAASESVKQYGTKVLQIQVDVRDLAAMQAAAERTARELGGIDIVVANAGYVAWHSFEEGTPQLWHDVFDVNVHGVFNTAKAAIPFLKRRGGGRIINMASVSSRAGFAGNGAYTSTKWAVVGMTKQAAQELGQYNITVNAIAPGAVNTPMYRGEGQMRSMGVSTPEEQDALINPISPLGNAGALEPQDIAQTALFLASDAAKTISGTTIDNALGFNASYTA
- a CDS encoding XdhC/CoxI family protein; translation: MNELQLILQAFERSQQARERAVLATVVQTNGSVYRRPGARMLLTEGGQMISAISGGCLEADILERSRLLLADGGDPSLVRYDTTSSDDIVFGFGMGCNGIIDVLIEPLDQSAAVSQLCCIQECLSTQQTVAIATVFSVEDVPGVKVGDRLMMKSDTKVINHIANPDIAQRIAADAYKSLVEKQTRVQSYALSSGKINVLLEIIRPPQPLLIFGAGYDAIPLVQFAKHLGWHVTVIDHRPEHLTHERFPLADQLLFCTPDPPHGYRHLLTPQTVAVVMTHRYISDLAFLKTLMLSRLLYLGVLGPKRRMQQLWQDLAEHNITPTPEQNQQLYNPVGLDIGAETPEEIALSIVAEIQAVLSGRSGCFLRDRTDSIHASSQITCLELAS
- a CDS encoding nucleotidyltransferase family protein codes for the protein MSRIGILILAAGASSRLGQPKQLLSYQGKPLIRQMAEVAISSGCHPIGIVLGAYGETIQPYLADLGIHIIYNKQWQTGMAGSLQCGLREILMLSPDLDAIVLMVCDQPFVSPRLIHQLISSYQALNYPIVASKYAGILGVPALLHRSFFPDLFALQGDMGARVIIQQHRSRSLSIPFAEGAIDLDTPQSLEILEP
- a CDS encoding (2Fe-2S)-binding protein, with translation MKIRLRRRRFSQLMIVSAIVTTLGNFAKKTFAQTTPGPQLSSTRTLGPERAAIALNINGREYALNVEPRVSLLDALREELRLTGTKKGCNQGACGACTVLINGQRINSCLTLAVMNVGKSITTIEGLANGDELHPMQAAFIAHDGFQCGYCTSGQIMSAVSLVEEGHADSDAEIREWMSGNLCRCGAYPNIVAAIREVAAGGHHASV